One window of Nymphaea colorata isolate Beijing-Zhang1983 chromosome 1, ASM883128v2, whole genome shotgun sequence genomic DNA carries:
- the LOC116252327 gene encoding uncharacterized protein LOC116252327, with product MSEYENVVVGKLKLKGKALDVKSGGVKKKKKHQQTGTSHNESSGGNEGNDPAYDDHLTPAERKYIKQRAKLDTKLLVKPSNKSHRVKIQDFNQYLANLGEHYDIPKVGPAYLMFSPTRKCQSVQWLDRCSDFGTLPDVDFLVKSTYILLSEEEEHFNLLHG from the exons ATGTCTGAATATGAAAATGTGGTTGTGGGAAAGCTAAAATTGAAAGGGAAGGCATTGGATGTCAAGTCCGGTGgggtaaagaagaaaaagaagcaccAGCAGACTGGAACATCACATAATGAATCATCTGGAG GCAATGAGGGAAATGATCCTGCGTATGATGATCATCTCACGCCAGCAGAGAGGAAATACATAAAGCAGCGGGCCAAACTTGACACAAAACTGTTGGTGAAACCCTCCAATAAATCACACAGAGTCAAAATTCAGGACTTCAATCAGTACCTAGCAAATCTTGGTGAGCATTATGACATTCCGAAAGTGGGCCCTGCCTATTTAATGTTCTCGCCAACGAGAAAGTGCCAAAGTG TGCAGTGGCTTGATCGCTGTTCTGATTTTGGGACATTACCAGACGTGGATTTTCTTGTGAAGTCTACTTATATTCTTCTAAGTGAGGAAGAGGAGCATTTTAACCTACTGCACGGCTGA